In Microbacterium sp. ABRD28, the genomic stretch ACACCGCCAACGGCGGGTTCCTCATCGACGGCATCGCCTACGGCGCGAAGTTCCGCTTCGACGAGCGGGTGCCCGAGGGGCCGGCGTTCATGGAGTGGTTCCGCGACAACGGGTACGACGTCGTCGTGCCCCGCGAGGTGAACGAGGGTGAGGGTGACTTCCTGCTCGTCGGCGACACCATCCTCGCCGGCACCGGCTTCCGCTCGACCGGTGACAGCCACCGCGAGGTGGGCGAGGTCTTCGGCAAGGAGGTCGTCTCGCTGAACCTCATCGACCCGCGGTTCTACCACCTCGACACCGCGATCGCGGTTCTCGACCCGGTCGAGGGACCGGGCGGGGTCCAGCGGGCGAACATCGCCTACCTCGAGCACGCGTTCGACGAGCGCGGCCAGGCGATCCTCGCCGAGCGTTATCCCGACGCGATCCGGGTGTCGGATGACGACGGCGCGGTGTTCGGGCTGAACTCGGCCAGCGACGGCTACAACGTCATCATCTCCCCGCGGGCGACCGGCTTCGAAGCGCAGCTGCGCGAGCGCGGCTACAACCCGATCATGATCGACCTGTCCGAGCTCCTCCTC encodes the following:
- the ddaH gene encoding dimethylargininase, with protein sequence MSTQNTAPTVEATAATASSTGRIAQHRRYLMCRPEFFTVSYTINPWMEPANPTDTAKAVRQWQALYDAYLELGHEVELIDPIEGLPDMVYTANGGFLIDGIAYGAKFRFDERVPEGPAFMEWFRDNGYDVVVPREVNEGEGDFLLVGDTILAGTGFRSTGDSHREVGEVFGKEVVSLNLIDPRFYHLDTAIAVLDPVEGPGGVQRANIAYLEHAFDERGQAILAERYPDAIRVSDDDGAVFGLNSASDGYNVIISPRATGFEAQLRERGYNPIMIDLSELLLGGGGIKCCTLELRRGTEGS